In Mytilus trossulus isolate FHL-02 unplaced genomic scaffold, PNRI_Mtr1.1.1.hap1 h1tg000128l__unscaffolded, whole genome shotgun sequence, one DNA window encodes the following:
- the LOC134700215 gene encoding uncharacterized protein LOC134700215 yields MLRTVMEYMELSRELKRLIQDNTADPNQELFEWVSKADKQLVVLKAKLEGKNVDRMSVSSTYSDDDESPNSDESIKRLKELQYEKKRLLNDLSEQAGMRLTNNNPGIANLGDENRPSKISERFSELYDNHWTDAMEALDGHKFQEREGIEMLLEVLNAIYEDCKLQREKRLTNFASLVLGVNLEKNHDAGENIDIYQNVEIGQNGGTKTTKKDDDIRLQCSRYLSAKDINYTQDKHVKETMYSLLNKKFVDKKRQEVLNHKSLKQYIDQCFEVCWSICLQIPPVVIVTDIKRVDLFRSYTKSGDVIDHVVWPALLLHEDGPVLYKGVAQMTSDATSAPTYENL; encoded by the exons ATGTTGCG TACGGTTATGGAATACATGGAGCTTAGTAGGGAATTGAAAAGGTTAATACAAGATAACACTGCGGATCCAAACCAGGAATTGTTTGAATGGGTATCGAAAGCTGATAAACAATTAGTCGTACTAAAG GCAAAACTAGAAGGGAAAAATGTTGACAGAATGTCTGTCAGTAGTACATACAGCGATGACGATGAG AGCCCAAACTCTGACGAAAGTATCAAAAGACTCAAAGAACTGCAGTATGAAAAGAAGAGACTACTAAATGA CTTATCAGAACAAGCTGGCATGCGGCTGACAAACAACAACCCAGGGATTGCAAACTTGGGAGACGAAAACAGACCCAGTAAGATAAGTGAGCGGTTCTCAGAACTTTATGACAACCATTGGACAGACGCCATGGAAGCATTAGACGGACACAAATTCCAAGAGAGAGAAGGCATAGAAATGTTGTTAGAAGTTTTAAAC GCTATATATGAAGACTGCAAACTCCAAAGGGAAAAAAGATTAACTAATTTTGCCTCATTGGTACTTGGTGTCAATCTGGAGAAAAACCACGATGCTGGCGAAAACATAGACATATACCAA AATGTGGAAATAGGTCAAAATGGTGGAACAAAAACGACAAAGAAGGATGACGACATCAGATTACAATGTTCGAGATATTTGTCTGCAAAAGATATCAATTACACACAAGATAAACATGTAAAG GAAACTATGTACAGTTTGCTGAATAAGAAATTTGTTGACAAGAAACGACAAGAAGTTTTGAACCacaaatcattaaaacaatatattgatCAGTGTTTTGAAGTTTGCTGGTCGATATGTTTACAAATACCACCAGTTGTTATAGTTACAGACATTAAGAGAGTAGATCTGTTTAGATCGTACACAAAATCCGGTGACGTCATTGATCATGTGGTTTGGCCTGCTCTGTTATTACACGAAGATGGACCTGTTCTGTACAAAGGCGTTGCGCAAATGACGTCAGACGCAACATCGGCCCCTACATATGagaatttgtaa
- the LOC134700302 gene encoding uncharacterized protein LOC134700302: MATANNMCCGICEARHMSNAATFWCSECDEGLCMECHAHHSISKSSRHHEAISIESYNKLPTTITKILTYCHEHDMKYTNYCPHHEKLCCPACIYVDHKSCTDIQLLQHVLKTAKTSALIDSIEMSIEDIKSNIKDIIEDRRRNITAIHDQRQTYQHKIIQIRNKVNSYLDTLEETMLKDIDAAENKANTEIERLVAKLSEKTHVANNLVQKVSAIKKYASDLQSFIGSKSIESEVEAEETYLNSLTKDGSFNQIRLKLDIDTKLLNIESTIESFGKVTSETESPIVVLKKRKNKQAQIVSAVPHIVPKSFDELTLSQISKFTVQVKKRQQPNELRGITVLPDGKIILADSGRSKLFIVDNNGRLDKFISCRTAGTGPFNVTVIKDHEVAISTSSGIQIIDINLGTVLESIKTDGDCGGVAHNNGTLICCVKSKGIQCIQILNKTISTLVEYHDNIDQVGISVFGNKVYLTSYCYPAVNCYTLEGKHLWEFEDFVLVKPTGIAVDNNSNVYIASFCYHSIIVLSSDGKKFKNILTRKDGLYQPRALHFDETNSTLLVANKENLICMYHVH, from the coding sequence ATGGCTACTGCAAATAATATGTGTTGTGGAATTTGTGAAGCCCGTCATATGTCAAATGCAGCTACTTTTTGGTGTTCTGAGTGTGATGAAGGATTATGTATGGAATGTCATGCTCATCATAGTATCTCAAAATCATCGAggcaccatgaagccatttCCATTGAAAGTTACAATAAGCTACCAACAACTATAACAAAAATTCTCACCTATTGTCACGAACATGATATGAAGTATACAAATTATTGCCCACATCATGAAAAGCTTTGTTGTCCTGCTTGTATTTACGTTGACCATAAAAGCTGCACTGATATTCAGCTTCTCCAACACGTACTTAAAACTGCTAAGACGTCGGCTTTGATAGACTCCATTGAAATGAGTATTGAAGAcataaaaagtaatattaagGATATAATAGAAGACCGCCGAAGAAATATTACCGCAATCCATGACCAACGACAGACATATCAGcacaaaattattcaaattcgAAATAAAGTAAACTCTTACCTAGATACACTGGAAGAAACTATGCTTAAAGATATAGATGCTGCTGAAAACAAAGCAAATACAGAGATAGAGAGATTGGTAGCAAAATTATCAGAAAAAACGCATGTGGCAAATAACTTAGTACAAAAAGTTTCAGCGATAAAAAAGTATGCATCAGATCTTCAGTCATTCATTGGAAGTAAATCGATTGAATCCGAAGTAGAAGCAGAGGAAACGTATTTAAATTCATTAACCAAGGATGGTAGTTTTAATCAAATTCGATTAAAACTGgacattgatacaaaattattaaacatagaATCCACAATAGAGTCATTTGGAAAAGTGACTTCAGAAACAGAATCACCTATTGttgtgttgaaaaaaagaaagaataaacAAGCCCAAATTGTGTCAGCTGTTCCACACATTGTCCCAAAATCTTTTGATGAATTGACACTCTCCCAAATATCGAAATTCACAGTGCAAGTAAAAAAACGACAACAGCCGAATGAATTAAGGGGAATTACTGTTTTACCTGACGGAAAAATAATCTTGGCAGACAGTGGCAGATCGAAACTGTTTATTGTTGATAACAATGGTAGGCTCGACAAATTCATATCTTGTCGCACAGCTGGGACCGGACCTTTTAACGTCACCGTCATCAAAGACCATGAAGTTGCGATATCAACCTCTAGTGGCATTCAGATTATTGACATAAACTTAGGAACCGTTTTAGAAAGTATAAAAACTGATGGAGATTGTGGAGGAGTAGCACACAACAACGGCACATTAATATGCTGTGTCAAATCAAAGGGGATTCAATGCATTCAGATTTTAAACAAGACGATATCAACATTGGTGGAATATCACGATAATATTGACCAAGTCGGTATATCTGTTTTTGGAAACAAAGTTTACTTAACCAGCTATTGTTATCCTGCCGTTAATTGTTACACGTTGGAAGGCAAGCACTTGTGGGAGTTCGAAGATTTCGTTTTGGTGAAGCCAACAGGAATAGCGGTAGACAACAATTCAAACGTATACATTGCATCCTTCTGTTACCATTCCATAATTGTTTTGTCCTCAGACGGAAAGAAGTTTAAAAACATTCTTACACGTAAAGATGGATTGTACCAGCCAAGAGCACTACATTTCGATGAAACTAATAGCACCTTGCTCGTCGCTAACAAAGAAAATCTCATATGTATGTATcatgttcattaa